A region of Porites lutea chromosome 13, jaPorLute2.1, whole genome shotgun sequence DNA encodes the following proteins:
- the LOC140923202 gene encoding C-signal-like, translating into MFRNALIQGASRGIGLQMCRYLLSRHTNVIATCRDPAKALDLTRLQHEHGDMLTVFRVDVQDEAQIKELSAQVGDTKLDLLINCAGILHPSGKGETSLREVNSQDMSATIATNTLGPLLMAKYFSSNLAKKKSENGTEKAGKGSKNKEAAGVLVNMSARVGSISDNGLGGWYSYRMSKAALNMATKNLSIELGRKQVICVSLHPGTVNTDLSSRYLKNVDPAKVFTPEFSVDCLMNIINGLELKDNGKFFAWDGEEIPW; encoded by the coding sequence ATGTTTAGAAACGCTTTAATTCAAGGAGCTAGTCGCGGTATAGGACTACAGATGTGTCGATACTTGCTTTCCAGACACACTAATGTAATAGCAACGTGCAGGGACCCTGCAAAAGCATTGGATTTGACCCGACTCCAACATGAGCATGGCGACATGTTGACTGTCTTCCGTGTTGATGTCCAAGACGAAGCTCAAATTAAAGAGTTGTCGGCTCAAGTTGGTGATACAAAGCTGGATTTGTTGATAAACTGCGCCGGAATACTCCATCCAAGCGGAAAGGGAGAAACTAGCTTAAGAGAAGTTAATTCACAAGATATGAGCGCCACAATAGCTACGAACACTTTGGGGCCGTTGTTGATGGCGAAGTATTTCAGTTCCAATCTTGCCAAGAAGAAGTCCGAGAATGGTACCGAGAAAGCCGGCAAAGGAAGTAAAAATAAGGAGGCGGCCGGTGTTCTTGTCAATATGTCAGCCAGAGTTGGATCAATTTCTGACAATGGCCTTGGCGGATGGTACAGTTATAGGATGTCAAAAGCTGCTCTCAATATGGCGACTAAAAATCTTAGCATAGAGCTAGGAAGGAAACAAGTGATTTGTGTCTCTTTACATCCCGGCACGGTGAACACTGATCTATCCAGTCGTTACCTCAAGAATGTCGACCCTGCTAAAGTTTTCACTCCCGAGTTTTCAGTAGATTGCCTAATGAACATTATCAATGGACTAGAATTGAAGGACAATGGGAAATTTTTTGCTTGGGATGGAGAGGAAATTCCTTGGTGA